The following coding sequences lie in one Mercenaria mercenaria strain notata chromosome 5, MADL_Memer_1, whole genome shotgun sequence genomic window:
- the LOC123558453 gene encoding golgin subfamily A member 6-like protein 22, with the protein MADSEGAKDGLEEKAKEPQADSADVSENLRMKLTTMNNELQDTLKIVDSYKEDKRIAVNTKNELDESKKKISVLQTRLSESESNCRRYRNERNNLRQDIAKLIQERKQMISYEEDVQQLKREIEMQKNRYDRNDREWKNKQTEMENRYDEIINEQKQKIVSAEQEVQQLTKELELQKNAHEQDKRILESKQKESEETNHGEDKQDNNEFEQNEDVLERRDGKIKRNKLKGISDTNKYGYIGKSDLNESFEEGNKHFSDDNNDGPKFEETNQDTEEKQKNKSEQNEEVIEKRDVKIITHENVIENRKYDDIDGKEITERFEDSTTQLHDDNTGKPESEFVSEEPETNFDDLETIKKSKEKDKINDVRTDTTDPSDTILPKDLGVKYEELYKTQWSGAFENIRQHFDSEEETIEALLEILEDIMNFCKSKAQEQIDDLYRVLTFSADQEDGNVTDKITKHLKECMRELSCLAKEYLYGLYPLSLQKKSSRALQYLMDVEDFVKESFELLWLLVIQDPPVVFHPIAEKGDVLDLDIYKSYKTTGRYITFTVFPALLLHEDGPVLAMGVAEGDDQPKTKHKHDLRSRNTNTPKDVDQKIKDEHDYRDRDHYFRRDELKYDDRDDFVSRNKTLIRDSYDHSSKNEHGFDDIDDFVTGKEMRNGERDFISRDQDKFRNKVKFVPEDEMSFHDRGNVVSRHDMRFGDKDSRGQGNIDDFILHEETSVSDRDDFVRRDIKDLSKRVEFTSKDGGNYSDKGNFI; encoded by the exons ATGGCAGATTCTGAAGGCGCTAAAGACGGCCTTGAAGAAAAAGCAAAGGAGCCTCAAGCAGATTCGGCCGATGTATCTGAGAATTTAAGAATGAAGTTAACGACAATGAATAACGAACTTCAAGATACTTTAAAAATAGTCGACAGCTACAAAGAAGACAAACGT ATTGCGGTCAACACTAAAAATGAACTGGATGAATCAAAGAAAAAGATCTCGGTTCTTCAAACACGACTTTCGGAGTCAGAGTCTAACTGTAGACGTTATCGAAATGAAAGAAACAATTTAAGACAAGATATCGCAAAACTCATTCAGGAAAGAAAACAGATGATATCCTACGAAGAAGACGTACAACAACTCAAACGAGAAattgaaatgcagaaaaatagGTACGATCGCAATGATAGAGAGTGGAAAAACAAGCAGACAGAGATGGAAAATAGATATGACGAAATCATCAAtgaacaaaaacagaaaattgtgtCTGCTGAACAGGAAGTACAACAACTTACGAAAGAGTTGGAACTGCAGAAAAATGCACATGAACAAGATAAACGTATATTGGAAAGCAAACAAAAGGAATCTGAAGAAACAAATCATGGTGAAGATAAACAAGACAATAATGAATTTGAGCAGAATGAAGACGTCCTAGAAAGACGAGACGGGAAGATCAAAAGAAATAAGCTTAAGGGTATTTCAGACACGAACAAATATGGTTACATAGGAAAAAGTGACCTTAATGAAAGTTTCGAAGAGGGTAATAAACACTTTAGTGATGACAACAATGATGGACCGAAATTTGAGGAAACTAATCAAGATAcagaagaaaaacagaaaaataaatccGAGCAGAATGAGGAAGTCATAGAGAAGCGAGACGTCAAAATTATTACCCATGAGAATgtcattgaaaacagaaaatatgatGATATAGATGGAAAAGAAATAACAGAAAGGTTCGAAGACAGTACAACACAGCTACATGATGACAATACTGGCAAACCCGAGTCTGAGTTTGTATCTGAAGAACCTGAGACGAACTTTGATGACTTAGAAACAAT aaagaAAAGCAAAGAGAAAGACAAGATAAACGATGTTAGAACAGATACCACAGATCCTAGCGATACAATTTTACCGAAAGACTTGGGGGTAAAATATGAAGAGCTGTATAAAACTCAGTGGTCCGGtgcttttgaaaatattagaCAACATTTTGACAGCGAGGAAGAAACGATCGAGGCTCTTTTAGAGATACTTGAG GATATAATGAACTTCTGCAAAAGCAAAGCCCAAGAACAAATCGATGATCTTTACAGAGTACTGACATTTTCAGCTGATCAA GAAGACGGAAATGTCACAGACAAGATAACCAAGCATTTGAAGGAATGTATGAGAGAACTCTCCTGTTTAGCGAAAGAATATCTTTACGGG ttatatccattaagtttacaaaagaaatccagtCGAGCACTTCAATATCTTATGGACGTTGAGGATTTTGTGAAGGAGAGTTTTGAGCTCCTCTGGCTATTGGTA ATTCAGGATCCACCGGTCGTATTCCATCCTATAGCAGAGAAAGGTGATGTTCTTGATTTAGATATATATAAATCTTACAAGACGACTGGGCGATATATAACATTTACAGTTTTTCCAGCGTTGCTCTTGCATGAAGATGGTCCTGTTTTGGCAATGGGTGTTGCTGAAGGTGATGACCAGCCCAAAACTAAACACAAACATGATTTGAGAAGCAGGAACACAAACACACCGAAAGATGTTGATCAGAAGATTAAGGATGAACATGATTATCGCGACAGAGATCATTACTTTCGAAGAGATGAACTGAAATATGACGATAGAGATGATTTCGTCTCGAGGAATAAAACACTTATTAGAGACAGCTACGATCACAGTTCAAAGAATGAACACGGTTTTGATGACATAGATGATTTTGTTACCGGAAAAGAAATGAGGAATGGTGAGAGAGATTTCATCTCCAGGGATCAGGATAAATTTCGTAATAAAGTTAAATTTGTCCCAGAAGATGAAATGAGCTTTCATGATAGAGGAAATGTCGTCTCCAGGCATGACATGAGGTTTGGTGATAAAGACAGCAGAGGGCAAGGCAACATAGATGATTTCATTCTACATGAAGAAACATCTGTAAGCGACAGGGATGATTTCGTCAGACGGGATATAAAAGACTTAAGCAAAAGAGTTGAGTTTACCTCAAAGGATGGAGGAAACTACAGTGATAAGGGTAATTTCATATGA